A genome region from Pyrenophora tritici-repentis strain M4 chromosome 9, whole genome shotgun sequence includes the following:
- a CDS encoding RPAP2-Rtr1 domain containing protein, whose translation MAKETSFRVCIAFLLIVQIACWSLTLLDLLHPGKPHAVMRTTMDLVSIYFSRQSSALLSYRDMKSLVY comes from the coding sequence ATGGCCAAAGAAACCTCATTCCGCGTCTGCATTGCCTTCCTGCTCATTGTGCAAATCGCCTGCTGGTCTCTTACTCTTCTCGATCTGCTACACCCGGGAAAGCCACACGCCGTCATGCGCACTACCATGGACCTCGTCTCGATATACTTCTCAAGGCAGTCCAGCGCTTTGCTGTCATACCGCGACATGAAGAGCTTGGTGTACTGA